Genomic segment of Rhodocaloribacter litoris:
TCTTCGACGGCTTCATCATGGCGATGACCGACCGGAGCGAGCGCGGCCTGATCAACTACGATGATCCGAACAACTTCGTCACAAACCCGGCCGAATTCATCTATGGCTGGTGGCTCCCGGCCGATACGCTCGAGGGGGGCCTGCCGGTGCCGGACATTGGGCCGCGCTTCTTCGGCAACTACGGGGTAGGCTTCAACGACAAGCGCGATGCCGAGCGCACGCCCGAAAAGGAGGCGGTGTTGAACTGGGCCTACTCGATCGACGGCGTCTCGAACGACGATACGCACGGGGACGACGTGGGCTACGTGTTCGAGGTGACGATCGACCTCGGCCTGCTGGGGTACGACTTCTCCCGGCCCGGCGGGGACAAGGTGCCTTTCAGCTTCGCCCTGCAGGATGCCGACTACAACTGGCCGTTCGACGAGAACAAGTTCTGGGTCTCCCGGGTGTGGTTCCAGAACCAGTGGGCCAACAATTTCAACGAGGGCGCGGCCTACATCCTCGGTGCCTCCGACGTGACGGTGAACTCGGGGGCGGCGCCGGACGTGACCGAGCCGGAGTTTCATATCCCCACGGCGGGTGCGCTGGGAGCCCCGACGCTCGACGGCAGCCTGGACGAGGCCGTCTGGCAGACGGCCGAACCCATCTTCTACATGCAGTACCAGGCCCCGCCCGAGGTGATGGACATGAACCCGGGTGCGATCGCGCCCTATTACCAGATGTGGTTCCGCCCGGACATCAACGGGGACGGCAACGCCGCGCTGGTCGTTGACCCGTCGCTGGCCCAGGTGAAGATGTTCTTCGAGGGGAACACCCTGTACATCGGCGTCGACGTGGCGGACCAGGCCGTCAGCGGCTTCTCCTCGGAGGGTGGCCGGGACGGCATCCGGTTCACGATGCGTCATTACGCGGAAACGGATGCGGAGGGGACCCTCACCAGCCGCCAGATCGACGTCTACATCGACTCGTCGGGCGTGGCGCAGTTCGCCCTGGATGCCCTCACGATCAACAGCGAAAACCCGGGGGCCATCCAGGCCATGGCGCACCTGAAGGGCGCTTCCACCGTGGCCGACCCGACGGACATCGACGAGGGGTATCAGCTGGAGATCGCCATCGACCTGACGGCGGCCCTCGGGTATCCGGACGGCCTGGGCGACGGCCGGCTCTGGCTCTCGGTGAACTTCTTCGACGGGGACTTTCTCGAAAACCCGGCCGACAGCTATGCGACGCGCACCTGGATTTCGGGTGAACGGGCCGAGGGAGGCAGCATCTACGGGTATCTGAACGCGGCTTCGGCCGTCGCCGTCGAGGACGAGCCGGCCGGGGTACCGGAGCGGATCACGCTGCTGGGCAACTTCCCGAACCCGTTCCATGCGACGACCACGCTCCGTTACGCGCTCCCCCGGGCCGGGGAGGTGACGGTGCAGGTCTTCGACGTGCTCGGGCGGCAGGTGGCACAGCTCAAGCCCGGCCGCCAGGGCGCCGGCACGCAGGCGCTCGCCTTCGACGCTGCCGGCTTTGCCTCGGGCATCTACTTCTACCGCGTGCAGGTGGCCGAGGCCGCCGGAGGGCAGGTGCTCTCCAGCAGCACGGGCCGCATGGTGCTGCTGAAGTGAGTCAAGGATCCATGAGCGATGGTCGATGGTCAATGGCCGGTGCGGGTGCGGATTTTCGCCCTGTCACGGGCCATTGACCGTCGCCCGTCGACCCGCAAAAAGAAAATCATGGCGAAGCGAGGGCGTTTCGGACGCGTGAGACGTCCGTTCATCGGGCTGCTTTTCGTGCTGTGTGGGACCATGGCGGGCAGTGCGTGGGCGCAGACCGGCAAGCTGGCCGGGCGTATCACCGACGAGCGGGGCGATCCCGTCGTCGGGGCGACGGTCCTGATCGTCGATACCGGGCTCGGGACGGCGGCGGACCTGAACGGGGACTATGCCGTCATCCGCATCCCGCCGGGCACCTACAGCGTGCGCTTCAGCAGCGTCGGCTATCAGACCCAGATCGTCGAAGGGGTGCTCATCACCTCGAACAACACCACCACGCTCGACGTGACCCTCCGCGAGGAGGTCATCCAGGGCGAGGAGGTGGTCGTCACGGCCGAGCGGCCCCTCGTCGATGTGTCCCTGACCAGCTCGATCCAGACGCTGACGCGGGAGGACATCGACGTGTTGCCCGTGCAGCAGCTCGACGAGATCGTCAACCTGCAGGCGGGCGTCGTGGACGGCCACTTCCGGGGCGGCCGCCTGGGCGAGGTACAGTACCAGGTGGACGGCGTCTCGGTCAACAACCCCTTCAACAATGCCTCGACGCTCACGCTGGACCGCTCCGTGCTACAGGAGGTGCAGGTCATCAGCGGCACCTTCGACGCCGAGTACGGGCAGGCCCTCAGCGGCGTCGTCAACGCCGTCCTCCGCAGCGGCGACGAAGACCGCTACGAGTTCTCCGCCGAGGTCTTCATGGGGGATTACGTCAGCCCCGGCAACGACTCGACGGTCATCGTGGACCGCTTCGAAGGGCCGATGACCGTGGCCCTCTTCCCCCATATCGACGACATCGACCCGGCCACGCGGCAGAACTACCAGGCCAGCCTGAGCGGGCCGCTGCCGCTCGCCCCGCGCACGACGTTCCTCCTGAGCGGCCAGCGCTTCGTGGACCTGGGGCACCTGATGGGCGAGCGCCGCTTCCGGCCCACCGACCGGAACGACTTCGAGCAGCGCGTCTTCAACCCCACCGGGGACGGTGCCATCGTCCCGATGGACTTCGACAAGCAATGGTCCTGGCTGGGCAAGCTCACCAACCGCTCGATCCCCAACGTGCAGCTCAGCTACCAGGCCGTCGGCAACTACATCGAACGGCAGAACTACAACCACGCCTTCCGTTTCAACCCCGACGGGCAGAAGACCGCGAAACAGTTTTCCATCGTCCACGGGCTGGACTGGACGCACACCCTCAGCGACCGCCTGTTCTACGAGCTGAGCCTGCGCCAGAACTACTTCGACTACAAGGACATGAAGTACGAGGATCTCGGGACGATCCCGGAGGATGCCGGCAAGCAGTTCCCGTTGCCCGAGGATTCCCCGTACCGGGCACCCGGCCCGCCGCGCGGCGACGCCAACTACGAAGAGGGCGCCATCGTGCAGGGGGTGGACCTGGGCCGGTTCGTCCAGCGGACGAACGCGCTCGTGTTCAAGGGGACCGTCACCAGCCAGGCCACGAAGACGCATCTGCTCAAGGCGGGCGTCGAACTCCAGCGGGCGCGGCTCTCCTTCGGCACCCCCGGCCGCGTCGACCAGGTCGTCGTGGACGGTATCCAGCAGCTTGGCGTCGTCCGCGACACGCTCGGGGCCGAGGTGAACCACTACGAGCCCGTCAGCGGCGCCGCGTTCATTCAGGACCGCATCGAGTGGCGCGACCTGCGCGTGCGCGTCGGCCTCCGCCTCGAGTACTTCGATGCCAACGCCACCATCCCGAGCGACCTGCAGAACCCGGCCAACAGCATCGACGGGGCGCCGCCGTCGCTGCCAAAGCCGACCTCCGTCAAGCTGGCGCTCGCGCCCCGGCTGGGCATCTCGTTCCCGATCCTCGACCGGGCCTCGGTCTTCTTCTCCTACGGGCACTTCTACCAGATGCCCGGCCTCGGCCAGATCTTCTCGAACGCCGACTACTCCGTGCTCGAGGACCTGCAGGCCGGCGCCGTCGACTACGGCGTGATGGGCAATCCGGACCTCAAGCCCGAGTTCACGGCGCAGTATGAGTTCGGCTTCAAGTCCGAGTTGACGCCGTTCCTGGGGCTGGACCTGAGCCTGTTCTACAAGGACATCCGGGATCTGCTCGGCGTCGAGTTCGTGCAGACCTACACGGCCGCCGAATATGCGCGGCTGACCAACGTCGACTTCGGCGGGGTGCGCGGCTTCACGCTGGCGCTCGACCAGCGCGGGCCGGGGCCGCTGAGCACCTCGATCGACTACACGCTCCAGGTGGCCACCGGCAACAGCAGCGACCCGCGCGAGACGGCCAACCGCGCCGCCGCCGGCGAGGACCCGCGCCCCCGGCAGGTGCCCTTCAACTGGGACCAGCGTCATACCCTCAACGGCACGCTCATCTGGTACCAGCCGGATAACTTCGCCGTCACGGCCATCGTCCGCTATGCCAGCGGCCAGCCCTACACGCCCACCATCAGCACCGGCTTCGGGGCCGAGCTCGAAGCCAACTCCGGGCGCAAGCCCGACTACGTCACCGTCGACCTCCGGGCGGAGAAGTTCTTCCGCGTCGGCGCCGTCAACTGGACCGCCTTCGTCCGGGTCTTCAACCTGTTCGACCAGCACTTTGCCAACGGCTTCGTGTATGCGGACACGGGCAGCCCGTTCTTCACCCTGAACCCGGCGCAGCAGCGCAACCCGAACCCCGCCCGGTTGAACCCGCCCCGGCGCGTCGAGATCGGAATCTCGTTGCGCGGTGTCGTGCCCCGGTAAAGGGCCTGGTCTGGAGGGCGGCCGGGTTTCGCTCCCGGACCGCCGATAACCGGTCATCAGAACGTTCCACCGACCACCACCCCTTGTTCGATAGAGAAGCGAGATGAAGCGCCTTTTCCCCCTTCTCCTCTGGCTGTTTCTGGGTGTGCCGGCACAGGCGCAGGAGCTGGAGCCGGTGGTGCCGCCGGAGCTGCGCAGCCGCATCGACTTCGAGCGCTCCGCCGTGCACGACGCCAACCGCATCCGCACCGTCTTCTACAACTACGGGATGGTCGGCGATTTCCAGGTCAACCCGGACCTGAGCATTTTTCACTCGGTGGAGGTCCCGAAGGGAAGCGGGCTCAACTATTCGGACGGCATCACCCCGTTCGTGCTGGCGCGCATCGTGCAGGAGAACGGGCGGGAGGCCTACATCATGGAGACGGGCTATCGCGAGCGGCAGGCGACGAGCCCCTTCTCCGGCCGGGTGATGCGCTTCGAGCCGCGCCCCGGCTACCTCGAGCCCGACCCGAACATCAACAAGGGGCGCTCGATCGCCCTCTCGAACGACCCGCGCACCTGGCCCGGCGCCGTCGATGCCAGCGGCAACCCCCGCGAGGGCGTCGACCCGAGCCAGTGCTGGATCGACAAGGTCAACGACCCGGACGATCCCGGCTGGTGCGGTTCGTGGAACGGCTTCTTCGGCAAGCGCCCCAACGCCGACCAGGAGTCCTTCTTCGTGATGGACGACAACTTCTACGACGCCTGGAGCTTTTACCCGGACAGCCGCGACCGCACGCGCCGGGGGCTGGGCCTGCGCGTCGAGGTGCGGGGGTTCCAGTGGGCCAACCCCCAGGCGCAGAACGTCATCTTCTGGCACTACGACATCGTCAACGAGGGGACGACCGACTACGAGGACATCGTCTTCGGCCTCTACATGGACTCGGGCGTCGGCGGGTCGGCCGTCTCGTGTGACGGCACCCCGGAGTCCGACGACGACAACGCCTTCTACAACCGCGACTTCGGCCTGAACCTGGTCTACACGTGGGACAAAGGCGGGCGCGGGGTCAGCCTCAGCTCGAACTGTGCCCCGACCGGCTACCTGGGCTATGCCTACCTGGAGACGCCCGGCAACCCGTTCGACGGCGTGGATAACGACGAAGACGGCATCACCGACGAGCGGCGCGACGGCGGCCCGGGTGAGCGCATCGAGGGGCAGGACGCCATCCGGGCCTACGTGCAGGCCCACTACGACCTGGCCCGCTTCGAGGCGTTCTACGGCCCGCTCGAGGAACGCCCGGCCTACCGCGCCGGCGTCTGGTGGACCGGCGACGAGGACATGGACTGGGTCGCCGAGTTCAACGACACCGGCGCCGACGGCATCTTCGAGGACGACGACAACCCCGCCGACACCGGCGAGCGGGACGGCATCCCGACCGAAGGCGAGCCCAACTTCGACCGCACCGACGTCAACGAGTCCGACATGATCGGGCTGACGGGCTTCAAGATGAACCGCATCCGGGCCGGGGCCGGGGCGCCCACGTCCGAGACGGACAACATCGTCTTCTTCATGAACGAACAGGAGTGGCCGAAACGCCTCTACGAGCAGTTCACCCATCCCGACGAGGACGTGCGTTTCGACGACCCGCTCGTGCTCAACTACAACATCGGCTTCCTGTTCGCGTCGGGGCCGTTCCGGCTGGAGGCCGGCCGGCGCGAGCGCTTCAGCCTGGCCCTCGCCTTCGGGCAGGACCTGACCGAGCTGGAGTCCACCGTCGAGGTGGTGCAGTCCATCTATGCGGCCAACTACCAGTTTGCCACGCCGCCGCCCCTGCCGACGGTGCAGGCCTATGCCGGGGACGGCTTCGTCACGCTGACGTGGGACAACGCCGCCGAGCGCTCGGTCGACCCCGTCACGAACCGGAACGACTTCGAGGGCTACCGGATCTACCGCGCCACCGACCCCAACTTCCTCGACGCGCAGGTCATCTCGAACGCCCGTGGCACCGGGCCCTTCGGCAACGGGCGGCCCATCGCCCAGTTCGACCTGGCCAACGGCATCCGCGGCTTTTCGAACCTGACCGTCGACGGCGTCGCCTACTGGCTCGGGGAGGATACCGGCCTGACGCACACGTTCACCGACTCGACCGTCACCAACGGCCAGACGTATTACTACGCCGTCACGGCCTATGACCGGGGGTCGGAGGAGTTCAAGTTCTTCCCGTCGGAGAACGCCATCACGGTCTCGCGCACGCCCCGCGGGGGGACGATCCTGCCGAAGAACGTCGTCGAGGTGCGGCCGAACCCGCCGGTGCCCGGCTACGTCGGTGCCCGTGTGGCCGAGGGCTCGATCGCGCACGTCGAAGGGGAGGGGAGCGGCTCCGTGGAGGTGCGCATCCTCAACCCGGCGGCCGTGCCGGACGGCCACACGTTCCGCCTCGACTTCCACGGCTCGGCCGACAGCGTCCGGGCCGCCTCGTACAGCCTGACCGACCTGACGACGGGCGAGGTGCTGTTCGAGGAGGGCACCGACCTGGAGGGGCGGGGCGTGGGCCCCGTCGGGGCCGGCCTGCTGCCCGTCGTCCGGACGCCCGCCACCGTGGAGGTGGACACCCTGCGCTCCGGCTTCCGGGAGGGGAGCGGCACCACGGCCCGGTTCACGGCCCGCTACGTGGCGGCCCTGCCGATCAACCTGCGGCGGCCCGGCTTCCCCGAGGACCTCGTCGTCACCTTTGCCGACAGCCCGCTGGACACCTCGCTGGCCGCCATCGGGGCGCCGGCCATCCCCGCCCGCTTCAAGATCGAGAGCGCCGTGACGGGGCGGCAGTTCGACTTCCGCTTCCGCGACGTCAACGGGGATGCTACCCTCAGCGACGCGGGCGAGTACATCGAGGTGATGCTGCCCGAGGCCGAAGGGTCGACGCGGCAGCGCCCGGCCTGGCGCATCGAGCTGGACGCCGTGCGGACCCCGCCGCCGCTGGCGACGCCCCCGGGAGCAGGTGATGTCTATGAGCTGGTGCTCCGGCGTCCCTTCGGCCACGAAGACGCCTTCACGTTCGAGGTGATCGGCGAGACGATCGACCCCGTGAAGGCCCGCGAGACGTTCGCCGAGGAGAAGCCCTACGTGGTGCCCAACCCGTACGTGGCCTCGGCCAGCTTCGAGCCCGAGCGCTTCGCCGTCGCCGGACGCGGCGAGCGCCGGATGGAGTTCCGCGCCATCCCCGCCGGGGCCACCATCCGGATCTACACCCTGCGCGGCGAACTGGTGCAGACCCTCCATCACGATGGCTCCACCACCGGCATGGTCCCGTGGAACCTCCGCACAAAAGACAACCTGGAAGTGGCGCCCGGTCTCTACATCTTCCACGTTGAGGCCGACGGCGTGGGCGACTACGTGGGCAAGTTTGCGATCATCAAATAGGGGGAAACGGTCGGGAGATGGCAGAGGGCGGCGGGTGATGCTGAAAGCATCCGTTACACGTCCAGGTTCAACCTGCACGATGCCCGTCTGCCATGCCGACCGGATCCGGTAAACGCCTGAGCGACATGAAGCGGCTCCTGATTTTTCTGATCCTGCTGTGGCCGGTGCTGACGGTCCGGGCGCAGAGCAAGACGGGCACAACCGTCGGGCAGTTTCTCCTGATCGAGCCGAGCGCCCGGATGGCGGCCATGGGCAACGCGGGGGTGACCGACTTCCACGAGGTCACGGCGGCCTTCTACAACCCGGCTGCGCCCGGTCACCTGCCCGGCTCGGACGCGCAGTTCACCTATGCCCGCTGGCTGGCGGACATCACGTACAACTATGCGGCCGTGGCCGTCCGGCTGGGCGAGCTGAACACCCTCCACCTGGCCGTGACGGTGCTGAACTCCGGCGAGATGGATGTGCGCACGGTCGAACAGCCGCTGGGCACCGGCGAACGCTTCTCGGTGAAGGACCTGGCGCTGGGCCTGGGGTACAGCCGCCGGCTCACGGACCGTTTCTCGGCCGGGGTGCAGGTCAACTACGTGCAGGAGACGATCTGGCACAGCTCGATGCAGGCCCTCGGGTTCAACTTCGGGGTGCTCTACGAGCTGCCCTTCCAGGCCTACCTGGGCGCCAGCCTGTCCAACTTCGGCACGCGCGGCGTCTTCGACGGGCGCGACCTGCGCGTCCGCTACGACCAGGACCCGGACCGCTTCGGAGACAACAGCAGCCTGCCGGCCGCGCTCCATACCGAGGATTTCCCCCTCCCGATCCTCTTTCGCGTCGGCCTCGGATTCCCGCTGAACCTCTCCCCACAGAACACGGTGCACCTCGTCGTCGATGCCTTCCAGCCGAGCGACAACACCAACAGCGTCAGCTTTGGCGGAGAGTGGCTCTTCATGGATACGTTCGCCCTGCGCGGCGGCTACCAGCATCTGTTCCAGCAGGACGCCGAGACGGGCCTCACCCTCGGCATGGGCATCAAGTACGACGTGGCCAGCTACGTCTTCCGCATCGATTATGCCTGGAACGACTACGGCCGCGTCGGGGATGTGCAGCGGTTCACCCTGGGGTTTGCGTTCTGATACCTGCTCTGCGGAGGGGCTGTGCGCGGGATCGGGGACCGGCGGCGTCGACCCGCCTCGGGGAGCGTCGACCGGCCGGTCAACGGTTCCGTTCAGAAACGTGCACCGTGAATGCGCAGGGAGGGCATGAGGGGGGAGGCGCGCCCCACGGCCGGCCGCCGGCAGCCCGGGCAGAAGCCCGCGGCTACGTGTCCACGGCCTGCGGCATCATGCGCTTTCGGAGGCGTGGCACGCCGGAAAGTCATCTTGTTCATCTTTCATCACGAAGGCTCATGCCGTCACGTCTCGGGTTACTGTTGCTGGTGAGCGGGCTCATCCCGGCCGGCGGGCTGCACGCACAGCCGTCTGCCCCGGAGAACCTGGTGACCCGCGCCGGCGACCGGAGCGTGATCCTGCACTGGGACACCGTCGCGGCGGCGGACCTGAAGGGCTACCGGGTCTACCGCGCCCCCGCGCCCGGCGGGCCGTTCGAGCAGCCCGTCCCCGCCGTGTTTCTCCATCCCCACTTCGTCGACTTCGACGTGGAGAACGGCACCACCTATTACTACCGGGTTCGCGCCGTCGACACGGCGGACCGTGAAAGCACCGACTCCAACACCGCCGCGGCACGCCCGGACGTGCTCGACGACGACGCTTTCCTCGACCTCGTCGCCCAGACGGCTTTCGACTATTTCTGGTACGAGGCTAACCCCGAGAACGGCCTCATCCGGGACCGAAACACCTCCACTTCGGCCTCCAGCATCGCCGCCGTCGGCTTCGGCCTCTCGGCGCTGACCGTGGGGATCGACCGGGGCTGGATCAGCCGCGAAGCCGGGCGCACGCGCGTGCGCACCACGCTCGAGTTTTTCTGGAACAGCCCGCACGGTCCCGGGCCCGACGCCACCGGGTACCGCGGTTTCTATTATCATTTCCTCGACATGGAGACGGGCCGCCGCGCCGGGACCACGGAGCTCTCGACGATCGACACGGCCCTGCTCATGGCCGGCATCCTGCACGTCCGTCAGTACTTCGACGGGGACGATCCCGACGAGGTCGCCATCCGGGCCCTGGCGGATTCGCTCTACGAGCGGGTGGAGTGGGACTGGATGCAGGTGCGCGGCCCGCGCATCGCCCACGGGTGGAAGCCCGAGACCGGCTTCCTGCCCTGGGACTGGGGCGGCTACAACGAGGCGATGATCCTGTACCTCCTCGCCCTCGGCTCGCCCACGCACGCCGTCGGCCCCGAAGCCTGGACGGCCTGGACGAGCACGTACACGTGGGCGACCCATTACGGCTATTCGTTCGTGGTCTTCCCGCCGCTCTTCGGGCACCAGTACAGCCACGTCTGGATCGACTTTCGGGGAATACGGGATGCCTATATGCGGGCGAAGGGGATCGACTACTTCGAAAACTCGCGCCGGGCGACGCTGGCCAACCGGGCGTACGCCATCGACAACCCGAACGGGTTCGCCGGGTACGGCGAGCATGCCTGGGGTCTGACCGCTTCGGACGGTCCGGACGGCTACCGGGCACGGGGAGCACCTCCGGCCCAGAACGACGACGGCACCCTCACGCCGACGGCTGCCGGCGGCTCGATGCCGTTCGCGCC
This window contains:
- a CDS encoding T9SS type A sorting domain-containing protein; protein product: MKRIATMCTLGVLLVGLTVPFVAAQPVRNGVDVIWARDVAGATMTLDGQLAEPEWALAEKIELKWNNPPGGKPGSGQKIEGNPQIAEPLDGNDGTLYLLRDGNVLWMGLDVRDKSIGGGRALQAGNWFFDGFIMAMTDRSERGLINYDDPNNFVTNPAEFIYGWWLPADTLEGGLPVPDIGPRFFGNYGVGFNDKRDAERTPEKEAVLNWAYSIDGVSNDDTHGDDVGYVFEVTIDLGLLGYDFSRPGGDKVPFSFALQDADYNWPFDENKFWVSRVWFQNQWANNFNEGAAYILGASDVTVNSGAAPDVTEPEFHIPTAGALGAPTLDGSLDEAVWQTAEPIFYMQYQAPPEVMDMNPGAIAPYYQMWFRPDINGDGNAALVVDPSLAQVKMFFEGNTLYIGVDVADQAVSGFSSEGGRDGIRFTMRHYAETDAEGTLTSRQIDVYIDSSGVAQFALDALTINSENPGAIQAMAHLKGASTVADPTDIDEGYQLEIAIDLTAALGYPDGLGDGRLWLSVNFFDGDFLENPADSYATRTWISGERAEGGSIYGYLNAASAVAVEDEPAGVPERITLLGNFPNPFHATTTLRYALPRAGEVTVQVFDVLGRQVAQLKPGRQGAGTQALAFDAAGFASGIYFYRVQVAEAAGGQVLSSSTGRMVLLK
- a CDS encoding TonB-dependent receptor; amino-acid sequence: MRRPFIGLLFVLCGTMAGSAWAQTGKLAGRITDERGDPVVGATVLIVDTGLGTAADLNGDYAVIRIPPGTYSVRFSSVGYQTQIVEGVLITSNNTTTLDVTLREEVIQGEEVVVTAERPLVDVSLTSSIQTLTREDIDVLPVQQLDEIVNLQAGVVDGHFRGGRLGEVQYQVDGVSVNNPFNNASTLTLDRSVLQEVQVISGTFDAEYGQALSGVVNAVLRSGDEDRYEFSAEVFMGDYVSPGNDSTVIVDRFEGPMTVALFPHIDDIDPATRQNYQASLSGPLPLAPRTTFLLSGQRFVDLGHLMGERRFRPTDRNDFEQRVFNPTGDGAIVPMDFDKQWSWLGKLTNRSIPNVQLSYQAVGNYIERQNYNHAFRFNPDGQKTAKQFSIVHGLDWTHTLSDRLFYELSLRQNYFDYKDMKYEDLGTIPEDAGKQFPLPEDSPYRAPGPPRGDANYEEGAIVQGVDLGRFVQRTNALVFKGTVTSQATKTHLLKAGVELQRARLSFGTPGRVDQVVVDGIQQLGVVRDTLGAEVNHYEPVSGAAFIQDRIEWRDLRVRVGLRLEYFDANATIPSDLQNPANSIDGAPPSLPKPTSVKLALAPRLGISFPILDRASVFFSYGHFYQMPGLGQIFSNADYSVLEDLQAGAVDYGVMGNPDLKPEFTAQYEFGFKSELTPFLGLDLSLFYKDIRDLLGVEFVQTYTAAEYARLTNVDFGGVRGFTLALDQRGPGPLSTSIDYTLQVATGNSSDPRETANRAAAGEDPRPRQVPFNWDQRHTLNGTLIWYQPDNFAVTAIVRYASGQPYTPTISTGFGAELEANSGRKPDYVTVDLRAEKFFRVGAVNWTAFVRVFNLFDQHFANGFVYADTGSPFFTLNPAQQRNPNPARLNPPRRVEIGISLRGVVPR
- a CDS encoding PorV/PorQ family protein: MPTGSGKRLSDMKRLLIFLILLWPVLTVRAQSKTGTTVGQFLLIEPSARMAAMGNAGVTDFHEVTAAFYNPAAPGHLPGSDAQFTYARWLADITYNYAAVAVRLGELNTLHLAVTVLNSGEMDVRTVEQPLGTGERFSVKDLALGLGYSRRLTDRFSAGVQVNYVQETIWHSSMQALGFNFGVLYELPFQAYLGASLSNFGTRGVFDGRDLRVRYDQDPDRFGDNSSLPAALHTEDFPLPILFRVGLGFPLNLSPQNTVHLVVDAFQPSDNTNSVSFGGEWLFMDTFALRGGYQHLFQQDAETGLTLGMGIKYDVASYVFRIDYAWNDYGRVGDVQRFTLGFAF
- a CDS encoding glucoamylase family protein, giving the protein MPSRLGLLLLVSGLIPAGGLHAQPSAPENLVTRAGDRSVILHWDTVAAADLKGYRVYRAPAPGGPFEQPVPAVFLHPHFVDFDVENGTTYYYRVRAVDTADRESTDSNTAAARPDVLDDDAFLDLVAQTAFDYFWYEANPENGLIRDRNTSTSASSIAAVGFGLSALTVGIDRGWISREAGRTRVRTTLEFFWNSPHGPGPDATGYRGFYYHFLDMETGRRAGTTELSTIDTALLMAGILHVRQYFDGDDPDEVAIRALADSLYERVEWDWMQVRGPRIAHGWKPETGFLPWDWGGYNEAMILYLLALGSPTHAVGPEAWTAWTSTYTWATHYGYSFVVFPPLFGHQYSHVWIDFRGIRDAYMRAKGIDYFENSRRATLANRAYAIDNPNGFAGYGEHAWGLTASDGPDGYRARGAPPAQNDDGTLTPTAAGGSMPFAPEVVLPTLRHLYDTYRTRLWGRYGFRDALNPTRGWFATDHLGIDQGPIVLMIENHRTGRVWDVFMQHEAVQRGLERAGFTPVSTGQAPSPEAPGGTRLLPAYPSPATTRAVIPFTLAVPAHVRLRVHDLLGRTVATLVDGARPAGRHEAALDVAGLPAGVYVYTLTAGTARATGKLVVY